The following are encoded together in the Strongyloides ratti genome assembly S_ratti_ED321, chromosome : 2 genome:
- a CDS encoding F-box domain-containing protein — protein MTGILPVELWKKVLGYLNEPTKYSASLCCTTWRNLLIDNIPKPYSIHVALDFSCSATVKFHDEYDTYVSICQCNNHYRLTDSYLTQKTLSVILSKCGYNLKDLHFEEIDFTNIKAWCLAFMSVFQLERIVFKDCKFPEDKILNESFLLRSLTKSFKFLTHIEFTNTGFITDKFGMTIAKSCKKLEYFNVNGCQNISFLTIVAFCENLEYHSKTFIQISMMKTNINCDELQRHLLNPLLRCGPNWKCNPISISLGYQQPALVLRKVSHLYIYRKTKSISSFLSYIIFTNIYINMGNPIPTAPPVQDIDVTMISPPPYSQIDTNTTSNNGIIENQSLTGPPPSYFEIFGEIRQVEDPKGFFTYVGKVFRVIVNTLLVTILLSLFNIVPISMIIIGSLNINNCRIDKYIPIWLIVFGVTLLLRSILQLLIKKFYGNNGLNSLTENTSMVYNLSLVGKVLNLVSLIFFIWGLQMISANIGSVNFFKKESNKYCDHLTFIFSTVIVFFISAILALFFCFMVCCCGCLCFLNIGNRRNRNQ, from the exons ATGACCGGCATACTACCTGTAGAGTTGTGGAAAAAAGTTTTGGGATATTTAAATGAACCAACAAAGTATTCTGCCTCATTATGTTGTACTACGTGgagaaatttattaattgataacATCCCAAAACCATATTCTATTCATGTTGCATTGGATTTTTCATGTTCTGCAACTGTAAA ATTTCATGATGAATATGATACATATGTATCTATATGTCAATGTAATAATCATT ATAGATTAACAG ATTCATATTTAACACAAAAAACATTATCAgttattttatctaaatgtggttacaatttaaaagatttacaTTTTGAAGAAATTGATTTTACCAATATAAAAGCATGGTGTCTTGCTTTTATGAGTGTATTTCAATTAGAAAGAATAGTTTTTAAAGATTGTAAATTTCCagaagataaaatattaaatgaaagtTTCCTTCTTCGATCATTAacaaaatcatttaaatttcttaCTCATATTGAGTTTACTAACACAGGTTTC ATTACTGATAAATTTGGAATGACTATAGCTAAAAGCTGTAAAAAACTAGAATATTTCAATGTAAATGGATGTCAAAATATAAGTTTTTTGACAATAGTAGCTTTTTGTGAAAATCTTGAATACCATTCAAAGACATTCATCCAAATATCAATGATGAAAACAAATATCAATTGTGATGAATTACAAAGACATCTTCTTAATCCATTGTTAAGATGTGGACCAAATTGGAAATGTAACCCAATTAGCATATCTTTAGGTTATCAGCAACCCGCTTTG gTATTAAGAAAAGTTTcgcatttatatatttatagaaagACTAAATCAATTTCATCTTTTCTCTCTTACATCATTTTTACTaat atttatataaatatgggAAACCCAATACCAACAGCACCACCAGTACAAGATATTGATGTTACAATGATAAGTCCCCCTCCTTATAGTCAAATTGATACTAATACAACCTCTAATAATGGAATAATAGAGAATCAAAGCTTAACTGGACCCCCACCAtcatattttgaaatatttggTGAAATAAGACAAGTTGAAGATCCTAAAGGATTCTTTACCTATGTTGGTAAAGTATTTAGAGTAATTGTTAATACATTACTTGTAACAatacttttatcattatttaatattgttccaatttctatgataattattggatctttaaatattaataattgtaggattgataaatatattcctATATGGCTAATAGTTTTTGGTGTAACATTACTACTTAGAAGTATCTTACAATtacttattaaaaagttttatggAAACAATGGTTTAAATTCCCTTACTGAAAATACTTCAATggtatataatttatcacTTGTTggaaaagttttaaatttagtatctcttattttctttatatggg gttTACAAATGATATCAGCTAACATTGGATCtgttaatttctttaaaaaagaaagtaaCAAATATTGTGAccatttaacatttattttttcaactGTTATTGTTTTCTTCATTTCCGCAATTTTAGCATTATTCTTTTGTTTTATGGTTTGTTGCTGTGGTTGTCTATGTTTCCTAAACATTGGTAATAGAAGAAATAGAAATCagtaa
- a CDS encoding Pseudouridine synthase, RsuA/RluB/C/D/E/F domain and Pseudouridine synthase, catalytic domain-containing protein has protein sequence MTKDTKLDDVFGITYQTETWTKDNDSVKKSEQKENDLKDDVFTEQILNSSPSTKIDSCNVEKNNDKDESVDEDFFTTNFFSKYNNIKKSLSHSSSYNSQEKQVNNLKDDKYMLKNVISQPIFVQTGDYGIQMIRNMIDTCWKYNKVELANYMEKRVIYNDNSLIAFDKPILLSYSGSYSDNSINMDSCLQELKKLVAPNIPRLNLVKSLDKQYSGITLFAKSSDEQKRYKEMIENNLIKFTYRLLVRGIPPYNDGVINFPLVKLLRNKNDIIVKPCIQEKLPKNNSKGVMFATTNYRIIEKNKLANMAYLEVETQTDFPHQIRAHLSYGLNTPLVGDFKYNPLNRSNVQTPPKFTNEANNLLDITSQNGYKKVPMLCHLKALTFPGMQKSSNKSLSISCPMPQHMKYILKKLRLLKK, from the exons atgacaaaaGATACTAAATTGGATGATGTTTTTGGGATTACTTATCAAACAGAAACTTGGACAAAAGATAATGATTCTGTTAAAAAATCAGAACAAAAAGAAAACGATTTGAAAGATGATGTTTTTACagaacaaattttaaattcttcACCAAGTACAAAAATTGATTCTTGTAAcgttgaaaaaaataatgataaagatGAATCTGTTGATGAAGATTTTTTcacaacaaattttttttcaaaatataataatataaaaaaatctttaagtCATTCATCTTCTTATAATTCTCAGGAAAAGCAAGttaacaatttaaaagatGATAAAT atatgCTGAAAAATGTAATAAGCCAACCTATTTTTGTTCAGACTGGAGATTATGGAATCcaaatgataagaaatatgatAGATACATGTTGGAAATATAACAAAGTAGAATTAGCAAATTATATGGAAAAAAGagttatttataatgataattcgTTAATAGCTTTTGATAAACCTATCTTGCTTAGCTATAGCGGGAGTTACAGCGATAATTCTATTAATATGGATAGCTGTTTACAGGAATTAAAGAAACTTGTGGCTCCAAATATTCCTCGTCTTAATTTGGTAAAATCATTAGATAAACAATATAGTGGTATTACATTATTTGCTAAAAGTTCAGATGAACAGAAGCGTTACAAAGAAATGATTGAAAATaacttaataaaatttacttacCGCTTACTTGTTCGTGGAATTCCCCCTTATAATGATGgagtaataaattttcctttagtaaaattactcagaaataaaaatgatattatagtGAAACCATGTATTCAAGAAAAACTacctaaaaataatagtaaaggAGTAATGTTTGCGACGACAAACTACAGAATAATTGAGAAGAACAAACTTGCAAATATGGCCTATTTAGAAGTAGAAACACAAACTGATTTTCCTCATCAAATAAGGGCTCATTTATCATATGGTCTAAATACTCCTTTAGTTGGTGACTTCAAATACAATCCATTGAATAGAAGTAATGTACAAACTCCGCCAAAATTTACCAATGAAGCAAATAATTTACTAGATATAACTAGTCAAAATGGTTACAAAAAAGTTCCAATGTTATGTCATCTTAAGGCTTTGACATTTCCGGGAATGCAGAAATCATCTAACAAGTCTCTCAGTATTTCATGTCCAATGCCACAAcatatgaaatatattttaaaaaaacttagattgttaaaaaaatag
- a CDS encoding Coatomer subunit delta, with amino-acid sequence MVLIAASIITKTGKALVSRQFVTDISKSRMEGLLDAFPKLVGSNENNQRQHTFVETDSVRYVYQPMDNVYMVLITTKASNILEDLEALRLFARVIPEYCHSNEEKEIFDKAFDLIFAFDEIVALGYRENVNLAQIRTFTEMDSHEERVHNQLKASQEKAAKDKMKEKAKELKRMQLENAKKQAMLRHGSGFTSTLSSLSSSSQSTQPVAVEEKKPEPKAKPAPTRVGGGKALKLGAKKSQERFFQDKYLILNYCLLLNFLI; translated from the exons atggtTCTTATCGCTGCTTCAATTATTACTAAAACAGGAaaag ctCTTGTAAGTCGACAATTTGTCACTGATATCTCTAAATCAAGAATGGAAGGACTCTTAGATGCATTTCCAAAACTTGTCGGATCCAATGAAA ATAATCAACGTCAACATACATTTGTAGAAACAGATTCAGTTCGTTATGTTTACCAACCAATGGATAATGTATATATGGTTCTTATAACAACAAAAGcttcaaatattttagaagATTTAGAAGCATTAAGATTATTTGCTCGTGTCATTCCAGAATATTGTCATTcaaatgaagaaaaagaaatttttgaCAAAGCTTTTGATCTTATTTTTGCATTTGATGAGATTGTTGCTCTGGGTTACAGAGAAAATGTAAATCTTGCACAAATAAGAACATTTACGGAAATGGATTCACATGAAGAAAGAGTACATAATCAATTGAAAGCAAGTCAAGAGAAAGCTGCAAAAGataaaatgaaagaaaaagCTAAAGAATTAAAACGAATGCAATTGGAGAATGCTAAGAAGCAAGCTATGTTACGTCATGGATCTGGATTTACTTCTACACTATCATCTTTGAGTTCATCATCTCAGTCAACACAACCAGTTGCTGTTGAGGAAAAGAAACCTGAACCAAAAGCTAAACCAGCACCTACACGTGTTGGTGGTGGTAAAGCACTTAAATTGGGAGCTAAAAAAAGTCAAG aGAGATTTTTTcaagataaatatttaattctcAATTATTGTTTATTGCTT aattttttaatataa
- a CDS encoding Syntaxin-4, protein MIKNRLNELHENYLNHGLSISSSDSPKSSKTFIQSNKNNELNKLFTSLETIRNYINRMEEILEIVEKKQSEILLKPGINDCANTILNILNEEFKDLTKVCMDQVKSWNNEIKSNNTASLTTIERIKKNQIISINIKIGKIVSKYNNCQMNYRDKAIKKMTTYYKSLNNIIPENVIENAIISNDIQKLSESIILGKYNKEIILDNISERNKNINNLEKNIRELHEMYCDLMILTELQSDKVNCITKEIEETVEQVEKGKKSIDKSKKNKIRSIKFYIFFYGAGFLIILFIVITIKNFLLH, encoded by the exons atgattaagaatcgtttaaatgaattacatgaaaattatttgaatcaTGGATTATCAATCTCATCATCTGATTCACCAAAAAGTTCTAAGACTTTTATtcaaagtaataaaaataatgaattaaataaa TTATTTACATCATTAGAAACTAtaagaaattatataaataggATGGAAGAGATACTTGAaattgttgaaaaaaaacaaagtGAAATATTACTAAAACCTGGCATTAATGATt gtgctaatacaattttaaatattttaaatgaagaaTTCAAAGATCTTACAAAAGTTTGTATGGATCAGGTAAAATCCTGGAacaatgaaataaaaagCAACAACACTGCAAGTTTAACAACAAttgaaagaataaaaaaaaatcaaattatatcaataaatataaaaataggtAAAATAGtatctaaatataataattgtcAAATGAATTATCGTGATAAagctattaaaaaaatgacaacatattataaatcattaaataatatcataCCTGAAAATGTTATAGAAAATGCAATCATTTCAAATGACATACAAAAATTATCAGAATCAATTATTTTAGGAAAGTATAATAAAGAGATTATACTTGATAATATTAGcgaaagaaataaaaatattaataatttagaaaagAATATTCGAGAACTTCATGAGATGTATTGTGATTTGATGATATTAACAGAATTACAAAGTGACAAAGTTAATTGTATAACAAAAGAAATTGAAGAAACTGTTGAACAAGTTGAAAAAGGAAAGAAAAGTATTGACAAATCAAAAAAGAACAAAATTCGTAGTATTAAG ttttatatttttttttatggtgctggttttttaataattttattcatagtaataacaattaaaaactttCTATTACATTAA
- a CDS encoding WW domain binding protein 11 family-containing protein has translation MAKNYNPVEVERRRQKNRNQKKSKQLRNTQKHEYMTNKDYDGILKHMKQLDENEAKKRMPPKACEDKRKKLKQQYLEIIKFYRKTDNKQKIMELESKLRIYENERDFQMSVYLAEATAENPSDIPLPPGPEIPSALLINPPSMCLNIDKTSDDIPGPPLGPIPNLIEVSKRLRKVFRYDDTGGSYQSGNFSREKNQSTSNQGPSLSNTNSDKNAEQKATVREFRKFDPSSEVTIPTAQISSAPVKRNMIKEATRIVPAHLLVRRDVTKQNKKNSNISTGTDFAITSSFTNQFNETKKTSDEGEDSSIKKGGNMDEAYDLFMKQIDDLI, from the exons atggcAAAGAATTACAATCCAGTTGAAGTAGAAAGGCGTAGgcaaaaaaatagaaatcaAAAAAAGAGTAAACAGTTAAGAAATACACAAAAACATGAATATATGACAAACAAAGATTATGATGGAATCTTAAAACACATGAAACAGTTAGATGAAAATg aAGCTAAAAAAAGGATGCCACCTAAAGCATGTGAagacaaaagaaaaaaattaaaacagcAATATTTagagataataaaattttatcgaAAAACAGATAACAAACAAAAGATAATGGAATTGGAGTCAAAATTAAGAATTTATGAAAATGAAAGAGACTTTCAGATGAGTGTTTATTTAGCTGAAGCTACAGCAGAAAATCCCTCTGATATACCATTACCTCCAGGACCTGAAATTCCATCTGCTTTACTAATTAATCCACCATCGATGTGCCTAAATATTGACAAGACATCTGATGATATTCCTGGTCCACCATTAGGTCCAATACCAAATTTAATAGAAGTTAGTAAACGATTAAGAAAAGTATTTAGATATGATGATACTGGTGGATCATATCAATCTGGAAATTTCTCTAGAGAAAAAAATCAATCAACATCTAATCAGGGTCCTTCATTGTCAAACACAAATTCTGATAAAAATGCTGAACAAAAAGCAACTGTTAGagaatttagaaaatttgaTCCATCATCAGAAGTTACCATACCAACAGCTCAAATTTCAAGTGCTCCAGTCAAACGAAATATGATTAAAGAAGCTACACGTATAGTTCCAGCACATTTATTAGTTAGAAGAGATGTAACaaaacaaaacaaaaaaaattcaaatatttcAACGGGTACAGACTTTGCTATTACTTCATCATTTACGAATCAATTTAATGAAACTAAAAAAACTTCTGATGAAGGAGAAGATTCTAGTATTAAAAAAGGTGGGAACATGGATGAAGCTTATGATTTATTTATGAAACAGATTGatgatttaatttaa
- a CDS encoding tRNA methyltransferase 10 homolog B — protein MEDTSFTDNKNISETIFSYNDTLFTDQMTKTHLPRSKKKVLKKQLYKERRLEKRKIEHQKRRENKKKVSGVDIIKNHNVNICIDLDFYSLMSDKEKGKLFRQLCRVWGLGKKFSGLQTTLLNGTEEFYEKGKSLVSGFEKFNWKKEFGSIVDIYKDKQNIVYLSPDSSCQPLLEIDPETIYVIGGLVDESGVGSKSLEKASNLSLNCRRLPIKEIMQKAPKGSHNEMLSINLVVEILYVLPKRFGFVLSDDA, from the exons ATGGAAGATACATCTTTTACagacaataaaaatatttctgaaacaatattttcatataatgATACATTATTTACAG ACCAAATGACAAAAACTCATTTACCAAGAAGTAAAaagaaagttttaaaaaaacaactatataaagaaagaagattagaaaaaagaaaaatagaaCATCAAAAAAGaagagaaaataaaaaaaaagtttctgGTGTTGATATCATCAAAAACCACAATgttaat ATATGCATAGATTTagatttttattctttaatgAGTGACAAGGAAAAGGGGAAATTATTTAGACAATTGTGTAGAGTTTGGGGGttaggaaaaaaattttctggTCTTCAGACAACCCTACTAAATGGGACAGAGGAATTTTATGAGAAGGGGAAAAGTTTAGTTTCGggatttgaaaaatttaattggaAAAAAGAATTTGGAAGTATTgttgatatttataaagataaacaaaatattgtatatcTTTCTCCTGATTCTTCATGTCAACCGTTACTTGAAATTGATCCAGAAACAATTTATGTAATTGGTGGTCTGGTAGATGAAAGTGGAGTTGGTAGTAAATCATTAGAAAAAGCTtctaatttatctttaaattgtCGACGTCTTccaataaaagaaattatgcAAAAAGCACCTAAAGGTTCTCATAATGAAAtgttatcaataaatttagTTGTTGAAATTTTAT ATGTTTTGCCAAAAAGGTTTGGTTTCGTATTATCAGATGAtgcataa
- a CDS encoding RE26521p encodes MVPLGGFPIIEEETHSEVNEYMQEENIYDLDSFSIINGPNDDNTFKSIKKVATPLINGKSLENYIPDKMSESDEKDSINISNLPPTDKHGFIRSEEEIPEGGPLTKHLSVEIVLRRERKWIEMIEHWNDYMTGKFDIIKRRCRKGIPDSLRGRAWKHLCGAFFHMHIGKNKNVFDIVSQQPADPKYIDEIKKDLDRQFPEHELFSRQTPYGVKDGYCQAQAPIAAVLLMYMPLKEAFYCFVQICHKYLPGYFTHDMEQIKIDGEVLKYIMKAKCPKVYFHMKKNLVEPSMYLIQWFMCIFCRTLPWPSVLRIWDMFFCEGVKVLFKVALVIISETFGNKKALDECPDQGSILIKLKELPKELLSEDVLIKKVLDINLDEYDLERAHYRIVKTRKLRSDTYT; translated from the exons atggTTCCATTAGGTGGATTCCCAATTATTGAAGAAGAAACACATTCAGAAGTTAATGAGTATATGcaagaagaaaatatttatgatttaGATAGCTTTTCAATTATCAATGGTCCTAATGATGATAATACTTTTAAgtctattaaaaaagtagCAACACCTTTAATAAATGGTAAAAGCttagaaaattatataccag ataaaatgtCAGAAAGTGATGAAAAAGatagtataaatatttcaaactTACCACCAACGGATAAACATGGATTTATTCGTAGTGAGGAAGAGATTCCTGAAGGTGGTCCATTAACAAAACATTTATCAGTTGAGATAGTGTTAAGGCGCGAGAGAAAATGGATAGAAATGATAGAGCATTGGAATGATTATATGACAGGTAAATTTGATATCATAAAAAGGCGATGTCGAAAAGGGATTCCTGATTCATTACGAGGAAGAGCATGGAAACATCTTTGTGGTGCTTTTTTTCATATGCATATAGGTAAAAATAAGAATGTCTTTGATATTGTTTCACAACAACCAGCTGATCCAAAATATATTGATGAGATAAAGAAAGATTTAGATAGACAGTTTCCTGAACATGAATTATTTTCACGACAAACGCCATATGGTGTTAAAG ATGGTTATTGTCAGGCACAAGCCCCAATTGCTGCTGtattattaatgtatatGCCATTAAAAGAAGCATTCTATTGTTTTGTACAAATATGTCATAAATATCTTCCTGGTTATTTTACACATGATATggaacaaataaaaattgatggtgaagttttgaaatatataatgaaagCAAAATGTCCAAAGGTATATTTtcatatgaaaaaaaatttagttgaACCTAGTATGTATTTGATACAATGGTTTATGTGTATATTTTGTAGAACATTACCATGGCCTTCAGTTCTTAGAATATGGGATATGTTTTTCTGTGAAGGTGTAAAAGTTTTGTTTAAAGTTGCTTTAGTAATTATATCAGAAACTTTTGGAAATAAAAAAGCTCTTGATGAATGTCCTGATCAGGGatcaatattaataaaattaaaagaattaccaaaagaattattatctgaagatgtattaataaaaaaagttttagatATTAATCTTGATGAATATGATTTAGAAAGAGCTCATTATCGAATTGTTAAAACACGGAAATTAAGAAGTGATACATATACTTGA
- a CDS encoding DNA replication licensing factor MCM6, whose protein sequence is MASSFDTQIETTVVNDLQGVNIRDRFKSFLQTFNDESGDFPYMKAITQLLNAERNTVYVNFEDLQSADENLASCIASQYYRMSPYLNQAIHLLAIEHCDDSSRHHLAKKEMYCSIYKLPTKCRVRELNGDKVGVLVSIVGQIIRTHPVHPELYKATFSCEDCGTIIRNVEQQFKYTQPNALDSQFVDFQRLRIQETQEELPRGSIPRTVDIIVRGELVETAQPGDRVEITGTLIVIPDVAMISASGVRADPGKSMRGTGRANNDNAGGLTGLKSLGVRDLSYKLAFLASNITHSNSIAKPGEADHKSHEEFWECLTKSERNKLKEMFDNPNIVGHLTSSLFPNIFGNEQIKLGVLLMLFGGVPKRSRQEGTTLRGDINVLLVGDPSTAKSQFLKRIEEFSPRAIYTSGKASSAAGLTAAVVKDEESSGFVIEAGALMLADNGVCCIDEFDKMDLKDQVAIHEAMEQQTISITKAGVKATLNARCSILAAANPIYGRYNRSKSLRQNIQLSAPILSRFDLFFVLIDECNEIIDHSIARTILNNHKNCIGSSQVKTPYTLDEIRLYINFAKCFNPKLTEEAGEALVAEYKALRNDDGVSGGHSSWRITVRQLESMVRLSEALARLHCCSEVSALHVKKASELLKASIIRVIQPDIALDDGFDDDDDELVDKENTTNRVNLPTSILKSPPRKEQLKVTWETYKQISDMLVLHLTSEENKNEDVEEYEGLRKSELIEWYLEMISDDLETEEQYNRHKNICEKIVDRLITDDGVLLKVNEEDISEDPLLIVHPNVVVGNE, encoded by the exons ATGGCTTCGTCTTTTGATACTCAAATTGAAACTACTGTTGTTAATGATCTTCAAGGAGTAAATATTCGTGATAGATTCAAATCATTCTTACAAAC TTTTAATGATGAAAGTGGAGATTTTCCATATATGAAAGCAATTACTCAACTTTTAAATGCTGAGAGAAATACAGTATATGTAAACTTTGAAGATCTTCAGAGTGCTGATGAAAATCTTGCGAGTTGTATTGCTTCACAATATTATCGTATGTCCCCATATTTAAATCAAGCTATTCATCTCTTGGCAATTGAACATTGTGATGATTCAAGTAGGCATCATTTAgctaaaaaagaaatgtatTGTTCAATTTATAAACTTCCAACAAAGTGTAGGGTTCGTGAACTTAATGGTGATAAAGTTGGAGTTCTTGTTAGTATTGTTGGTCAAATCATACGTACTCATCCCGTTCATCCAGAACTTTATAAGGCAACATTTTCTTGTGAAGACTGTGGAACAATTATAAGAAATGTAGAACAACAGTTTAAATATACTCAACCAA ATGCTTTGGATTCACAATTTGTTGATTTCCAGCGATTAAGAATTCAAGAAACTCAAGAAGAATTACCTCGAGGTTCTATTCCAAGAACTGTCGATATAATAGTAAGGGGGGAACTTGTTGAAACAGCTCAACCTGGTGATAGAGTTGAAATCACAGGAACTTTAATTGTCATTCCTGATGTTGCTATGATAAGTGCTTCGGGTGTTCGTGCTGATCCAGGAAAATCAATGAGAGGAACCGGTAGAGCAAATAATGATAACGCTGGTGGTTTAACAGGACTGAAAAGCTTAGGTGTTCGTGATTTGAGTTATAAGCTTGCTTTCTTAGCATCAAATATTACACATTCGAATTCAATAGCTAAACCTGGAGAGGCTGATCATAAGTCACATGAAGAATTTTGGGAATGTTTAACAAAATCAGAACGTAACAAATTGAAAGAAATGTTTGATAATCCTAATATCGTGGGTCATCTTACAAGTTCACTTTTTCCAAATATTTTTGGTAATGAACAAATTAAGCTTGGTGTTTTGCTTATGTTATTTGGAGGTGTTCCTAAACGTTCAAGGCAAGAAGGTACTACATTGAGAGGAGATATTAATGTGTTATTGGTTGGTGATCCATCTACAGCAAAGtcacaatttttaaaaagaattgaAGAATTTTCTCCACGTGCTATTTATACTTCTGGAAAAGCTTCATCTGCCGCTGGTTTAACTGCTGCAGTTGTTAAAGATGAAGAATCTAGTGGTTTTGTCATTGAAGCTGGTGCTCTCATGTTAGCTGATAATGGTGTATGTTGTATTGATGAATTTGACAAAATGGATCTCAAAGATCAAGTAGCAATTCATGAAGCTATGGAACAGCAAACTATTTCCATTACTAAGGCTGGTGTCAAAGCAACCCTTAACGCAAGGTGTTCGATACTTGCTGCAGCTAATCCTATCTATGGAAGGTATAATAGATCGAAAAGTTTAAGACAAAATATACAACTTTCGGCTCCAATATTGTCTCGATTTGACTTGTTCTTTGTTTTGATTGATGAATGTAATGAAATTATTGATCATTCCATTGCTCGAACTATTCTTAATAATCACAAGAATTGTATTGGTAGTTCTCAAGTCAAGACTCCTTACACTTTAGATGAGATTAGACTTTACATCAATTTTGCTAAATGTTTCAATCCTAAGTTGACTGAGGAAGCTGGTGAAGCTTTGGTTGCTGAATATAAAGCATTGAGAAACGATGACGGAGTTTCAGGAGGACATTCATCATGGCGTATTACTGTTCGTCAATTGGAATCAATGGTTCGTCTTAGTGAGGCGCTTGCACGTCTTCATTGTTGTAGTGAAGTTTCAGCGCTTCATGTTAAGAAAGCTTCTGAACTTTTGAAAGCCTCTATTATTCGTGTCATTCAACCTGATATAGCTTTAGATGATGGTTTTGACGATGATGACGATGAACTTGTTGACAAAGAGAATACAACAAATAGAGTCAATCTTCCTACATCAATTCTCAAATCACCACCTCGTAAAGAACAATTAAAAGTTACATGGGAAACTTACAAACAAATTTCTGATATGTTAGTTCTTCATTTGACTTCTGAGGagaataaaaatgaagatgtTGAAGAATATGAAGGATTGCGTAAAAGTGAACTTATTGAATGGTATCTTGAAATGATTTCTGACGATTTAGAAACAGAAGAACAGTACAATcgtcataaaaatatttgtgaaaaaattgttgatCGCCTCATCACAGACGACGGAGTTTTACTAAAAGTTAATGAGGAAGATATAAGTGAAGACCCCCTATTAATTGTCCACCCAAATGTTGTTGTTGGGAATGAATAA
- a CDS encoding Sulfotransferase family-containing protein, with protein sequence MEQKIIYLDLFILTFFILSFYGISRLETKTNLFIKTVQNEAIDLLYDPIVSPHNMAYSYVIKEYNKKIAYCVLPKNLSTKIKKFMEKLKNSKIIYNKNYKNDSDFVNNKTYESVSYNKKNEIIVNNEDWFWFTIQRNPVERFISSFVDKCINEGSQKKFGYETCYGCHNDIHCLLSIQLMRARLLIRNSSYIEESYGKRKYS encoded by the exons atggaacaaaaaataatttatttagatttgtttattttgacattttttattctaagtTTTTATGGAATTTCAAGGTTAGAAACTAAaactaatttatttattaaaactgtTCAAAATGAAGCAATAGATTTATTATATGATCCTATTGTTAGTCCTCATAATATGGCTTATTCTTATGTAATAAAagagtataataaaaaaattgcttATTGTGTATtaccaaaaaatttaagtactaagataaaaaaatttatggaaaaattaaagaattctaaaattatttataataaaaattataaaaatgattctGATTTTGTAAA taataaaacATATGAGTCTGtatcatataataaaaaaaatgaaataattgtaaataatgAAGATTGGTTTTGGTTTACAATTCAAAGAAATCCTGTAGAAAGATTTATATCATCATTTGTTGATAAATGTATTAATGAAGGATcccaaaaaaaatttggcTATGAAACTTGTTATGGTTGCCATAATGATATTCATTGTCTACTTTCTATTCAATTAATGAGAGCACGTttattaataagaaattCATCTTATATTGAAGAATCATATG gaaaaagaaaatattcttaa